Proteins encoded together in one Bradyrhizobium sp. PSBB068 window:
- a CDS encoding NYN domain-containing protein, protein MSSPVSNKIALFIDGANLYATAKTLGFDIDYKRLLKEFQSRGTLLRAFYYTAIIEDQEYSSIRPLIDWLDYNGYTVVTKATKEFIDASGRRKVKGNMDIELAVDAMELAEHIDQMILFSGDGDFRSLVEAVQRRGVRVTVISTIASQPPMIADELRRQADVFTDLVELQSKLGRDPSERPAPREPRHHSPQFLQRATTMAPRGADDDFDE, encoded by the coding sequence ATGTCGTCACCTGTTTCCAACAAGATCGCGCTCTTCATCGACGGAGCCAATCTTTATGCAACCGCAAAGACCCTCGGCTTCGACATCGACTACAAACGCCTCCTCAAGGAATTCCAGAGCCGAGGAACACTGCTGCGAGCATTCTACTACACGGCGATCATCGAGGATCAGGAGTATTCGTCGATCCGTCCGTTGATCGACTGGCTCGACTACAACGGCTACACCGTCGTCACCAAGGCGACCAAGGAATTCATCGACGCCAGCGGCCGCCGCAAGGTGAAGGGCAATATGGACATCGAGCTCGCCGTCGATGCCATGGAACTTGCCGAGCACATCGATCAGATGATTCTGTTTTCCGGCGACGGCGATTTCCGCTCGCTGGTCGAGGCCGTGCAGCGTCGTGGCGTTCGCGTCACCGTGATCTCCACGATTGCCAGCCAGCCGCCGATGATCGCCGACGAGCTGCGCCGCCAGGCCGACGTCTTCACCGACCTGGTCGAGCTGCAATCCAAGCTTGGCCGCGATCCGTCCGAACGGCCGGCGCCGCGCGAACCGCGTCACCACTCCCCGCAATTCCTGCAGCGCGCGACCACGATGGCCCCACGGGGAGCCGATGACGATTTCGACGAGTAA
- a CDS encoding LanC-like protein, translating to MPDNPYVPLRPIDWDADEVTTAIGEIVADALAGFDPVDFWPAHPSDDGLPDGTASFYFGATGMIWALNYLKWVGATKASFDFSPILPRLIENNRAEFAERDYSAHGSLLFGDLGSLLLVMRLQPDAAVASQIYDRAEANSSLPIRELMWGMPGSMLACIHMHEMTGEERWRALFKMQAARLLSELEDTELGPLWRQDLYGHHHRWLGPVHGYAGNMIPLLRGWSWLEEEQRASLTTIMPQTLTRNAWRTAAGINWPAVAGGTARLCQHCHGAPGMVTTFADAPLQSRELDELLRQGGDFTWNAGPLSKGSNLCHGTGGNGYAFLKLFRRIGDAHWLERARSFAMTAIAQCREARSELGRGRYSLWTGDVGLAVYLWDCLTGDPRFPTIDVF from the coding sequence ATGCCGGACAATCCATACGTGCCGTTGCGTCCTATCGACTGGGACGCGGACGAGGTGACGACGGCAATCGGGGAGATCGTTGCCGACGCGCTCGCCGGCTTTGACCCCGTGGACTTCTGGCCGGCACACCCAAGTGATGACGGCTTGCCGGACGGCACCGCGAGCTTCTACTTCGGTGCCACAGGGATGATCTGGGCGCTCAACTATCTCAAGTGGGTTGGGGCGACGAAGGCCTCATTCGATTTCAGTCCGATCCTGCCGCGGCTGATCGAGAACAACAGGGCCGAGTTCGCAGAACGGGATTACTCGGCACACGGATCACTCCTGTTCGGCGATCTTGGCAGTCTCCTCCTCGTGATGCGGCTGCAACCCGACGCTGCAGTCGCCTCTCAAATCTATGACCGCGCCGAAGCAAACAGTTCGCTCCCAATCCGCGAACTGATGTGGGGCATGCCCGGCTCAATGCTGGCTTGCATCCACATGCACGAGATGACCGGTGAAGAGCGTTGGCGCGCCCTGTTCAAGATGCAGGCGGCTCGGCTCTTGTCCGAGCTGGAAGACACCGAGCTGGGACCGCTGTGGCGACAGGATCTGTACGGTCATCATCACCGTTGGCTTGGTCCCGTGCACGGCTATGCCGGGAACATGATCCCGTTGCTGCGCGGCTGGAGCTGGCTGGAAGAAGAGCAGCGCGCGTCGCTGACCACGATCATGCCGCAGACCCTGACACGGAACGCGTGGCGAACCGCCGCAGGCATCAACTGGCCGGCCGTCGCCGGCGGCACCGCGCGTCTGTGCCAGCACTGCCACGGCGCACCAGGCATGGTCACGACGTTTGCCGACGCGCCCTTGCAATCGCGTGAGCTGGACGAGTTGCTCCGGCAGGGCGGCGACTTTACCTGGAACGCCGGCCCGCTCAGCAAGGGCTCCAACCTCTGTCACGGCACAGGCGGCAACGGCTACGCCTTCCTGAAGCTGTTCCGCCGGATCGGCGACGCCCATTGGCTTGAACGGGCACGATCGTTCGCGATGACGGCCATCGCCCAATGCCGCGAAGCAAGGTCGGAGCTCGGACGCGGCCGCTATTCGTTATGGACCGGCGACGTCGGTCTGGCGGTCTATCTCTGGGATTGCCTAACCGGCGACCCCCGCTTCCCGACGATCGACGTGTTCTAA
- the smpB gene encoding SsrA-binding protein SmpB → MADKNERPIKVVAENRKARFNYAIEDTIEAGISLTGTEVKSIRSGKSTIAESYADSKNGELWLINANIPEYLQANRFNHEPKRPRKLLLHRKQINKLLGAVDREGMTLIPLKLYFNERGRAKLLLAIAKGKKLHDKRESEKKRDWSREKGRLLRARG, encoded by the coding sequence GTGGCCGACAAGAACGAACGCCCGATCAAGGTTGTCGCCGAAAACCGAAAGGCCCGCTTCAACTACGCCATCGAGGACACGATCGAGGCCGGCATCTCGCTGACCGGCACCGAGGTGAAGTCGATCCGCAGCGGCAAGAGCACGATCGCGGAATCCTATGCGGATTCCAAGAACGGCGAGCTGTGGCTGATCAACGCCAACATCCCGGAATATCTCCAGGCCAACCGCTTCAACCACGAGCCGAAGCGGCCGCGAAAGCTGCTGCTGCATCGCAAGCAGATCAACAAGCTGCTCGGGGCGGTCGACCGCGAGGGCATGACGCTCATTCCGCTAAAACTGTACTTCAATGAGCGCGGCCGTGCCAAACTGCTGCTCGCGATCGCCAAGGGCAAGAAGCTGCACGACAAGCGCGAGAGCGAGAAGAAGCGCGACTGGTCCCGCGAAAAGGGCCGCTTGTTGCGGGCGCGGGGGTAG
- a CDS encoding transglycosylase SLT domain-containing protein, which produces MRSTALATSLALVVGLAAITPDVQAAEDVPAAKPAAQDTAARSTGSKVAGSKPAAAKNGEAKKSESKKSEAKHTDAAKTTSSRSSAVKTDGAKAASAKTDAPKATAAKTTEAKGTTSKATASKTTESKTTASKPASPAATGSLPTNKPAPARAAAPALVPATRQHAAPIVRKPVLPAAVAATSSTSQSDKDALASVVELLRKRRPSDATEAEASISDPVARKLAEWLILRSEDNGASVERYRAFLDANPSWPSQTFLRRRIEASLWDDHRDDSTVWAWFQNESPVSAKGRLALAKVMIGRGDRGNAERLVREAWRNDPMSEDTETTALDLFGSFLTAGDHKARMDTMLYGTDNEAAGIRAAKRLGSGYLALAKARIAANRKGSNLRALLEAVPSDLSGDTGYLFAKIQLLRREEKFTEAARLMLSAPKEASRLYNVDEWWVERRLLARKMIDVNEFRTAYLIARDAALPARDIYKTEQEFTAGWIALRFLDDPSLAAQHFARIGVGSANPTALARAGYWQGRAAEAAGRGQEARAAYARAAEQSTSYYGQLARAKLGLPQIELNSAPRGRGADRLEIVRAVGLLYEIDARELAIPIFSDMGDNGDPEALAGLGELTARNGDARGMLLMGKSALNRGLPFDHYAYPVNGIPSFRQVGPEVEQSVVYAIARQESAFNPAVVSPAQAYGLMQVTPDAGRYVCKRAGIGFDLNRMKTDPVYNAMLGAAELGGLLEDYRGSYILTFAAYNAGRGSVKKWIERYGDPRDPKVDAVDWVELIPFSETRNYVQRIMENLQVYRARFGGGTRLQIEADLHRGTSAE; this is translated from the coding sequence TTGCGGTCGACGGCGCTGGCGACGAGCCTGGCGCTGGTGGTCGGCCTTGCCGCCATCACGCCCGATGTTCAGGCCGCCGAGGATGTTCCGGCCGCAAAGCCGGCTGCTCAGGATACGGCTGCAAGGAGCACGGGTTCCAAGGTGGCTGGCTCAAAGCCGGCAGCAGCCAAGAACGGCGAAGCCAAGAAGAGCGAAAGCAAGAAGAGCGAAGCCAAGCATACCGACGCGGCAAAGACGACCTCCTCCAGGTCGAGTGCGGTCAAGACCGACGGCGCCAAGGCCGCTTCTGCCAAGACCGACGCTCCCAAGGCAACGGCCGCGAAGACCACCGAAGCCAAGGGCACGACGTCGAAGGCCACTGCGTCCAAGACGACCGAGTCCAAGACCACGGCATCCAAGCCCGCCTCCCCGGCCGCAACAGGAAGTCTGCCGACGAACAAGCCGGCGCCTGCCCGCGCCGCCGCCCCCGCGCTGGTTCCGGCAACCCGCCAGCATGCCGCGCCGATCGTGCGCAAGCCGGTGCTGCCTGCCGCGGTGGCTGCAACATCATCGACGTCGCAGTCGGACAAGGACGCGCTTGCCAGCGTCGTCGAGTTGCTGCGCAAGCGCAGGCCTTCTGATGCCACCGAGGCTGAAGCCTCGATCTCCGATCCGGTGGCGCGCAAGCTTGCAGAATGGCTGATCCTGCGCAGCGAGGACAATGGCGCTTCGGTCGAGCGCTACCGCGCCTTCCTTGACGCCAATCCGAGCTGGCCGTCACAGACCTTCCTGCGCCGCCGCATCGAAGCATCGCTATGGGACGACCATCGCGACGACTCCACAGTCTGGGCCTGGTTCCAGAATGAATCGCCGGTCTCGGCCAAGGGCCGGCTCGCACTCGCCAAGGTGATGATCGGCCGCGGTGACCGCGGCAATGCCGAACGTTTGGTGCGCGAAGCCTGGCGCAACGACCCGATGAGCGAGGACACCGAAACCACCGCGCTCGATCTGTTCGGCTCGTTCCTGACCGCCGGCGACCACAAGGCGCGCATGGACACCATGCTCTACGGCACCGACAACGAGGCCGCCGGCATCCGCGCGGCCAAGCGTCTCGGCTCCGGCTATCTGGCACTTGCCAAGGCGCGCATCGCGGCCAACCGCAAGGGCTCGAACCTGCGTGCGCTGCTGGAAGCGGTCCCGAGTGACCTGTCCGGCGACACCGGCTATCTGTTCGCCAAGATCCAGCTGCTCCGCCGCGAAGAGAAATTCACGGAGGCCGCCCGGCTGATGCTGAGCGCACCGAAGGAGGCCTCGCGTCTCTACAACGTCGACGAATGGTGGGTCGAGCGCCGCCTGCTGGCGCGCAAGATGATCGACGTCAACGAGTTTCGCACCGCCTATCTGATCGCGCGCGACGCGGCACTGCCCGCCCGCGACATCTACAAGACCGAGCAGGAATTCACCGCAGGCTGGATCGCGCTGCGCTTTCTCGACGATCCCTCCCTCGCCGCCCAGCACTTCGCGCGGATCGGCGTCGGCAGCGCCAACCCGACTGCGCTGGCGCGTGCCGGCTATTGGCAGGGCCGCGCCGCGGAAGCCGCCGGCCGCGGCCAGGAGGCGCGCGCCGCCTATGCACGCGCGGCCGAGCAGTCGACCAGCTATTACGGTCAGCTCGCGCGCGCAAAACTCGGCTTGCCGCAGATCGAGCTGAACAGCGCGCCGCGCGGCCGCGGTGCCGATCGGCTGGAGATCGTGCGCGCAGTCGGGCTGCTCTACGAAATCGACGCGCGCGAGCTCGCGATTCCGATCTTTAGCGACATGGGCGACAATGGCGATCCGGAAGCGCTGGCCGGCCTCGGCGAGCTGACCGCGCGCAATGGCGACGCCCGCGGCATGCTGCTGATGGGCAAGTCGGCACTCAACCGCGGACTGCCGTTCGACCACTACGCCTATCCGGTGAACGGCATCCCGTCGTTCCGCCAGGTCGGGCCCGAGGTCGAACAGAGCGTCGTCTACGCGATTGCGCGCCAGGAGAGCGCGTTCAATCCCGCCGTGGTGTCGCCGGCGCAGGCCTATGGCCTGATGCAGGTGACGCCGGACGCCGGACGCTATGTCTGCAAGCGCGCCGGCATCGGCTTCGACCTCAACCGGATGAAGACCGATCCGGTCTACAATGCGATGCTCGGCGCGGCCGAGCTCGGCGGCCTGCTCGAGGACTATCGCGGCTCCTACATCCTGACCTTCGCCGCCTACAATGCCGGCCGGGGCAGCGTGAAGAAGTGGATCGAGCGCTACGGCGATCCGCGCGACCCCAAGGTCGACGCGGTCGACTGGGTCGAGCTGATTCCGTTCTCGGAGACGCGGAACTACGTCCAGCGGATCATGGAGAACCTGCAGGTCTACCGCGCCCGCTTCGGCGGCGGCACCAGATTGCAGATCGAGGCCGACCTGCACCGCGGCACCAGCGCGGAGTGA
- a CDS encoding helix-turn-helix transcriptional regulator: MDELITRHLDYHATARPMAAMEIDYPSGASTGLHAHPRGQLLYAIEGVMIVRCAEGTWVVPPNRAVWLVAGLEHEVRMCGAVKIRTVFVDAGAAPDLPQTSCVFTVSPLLRELFVAAMRVPLDYAPATSDERLMHVLLDQLREVDVLPLHLPMPRDQRLARICATLVSRPDDASTAEQWANRLRLTSKTIHRLFARETGMTFGEWRQQARLLFALERLARGARVVDVALDAGYASQSAFTAMFRRHFGVPPNAFYR; this comes from the coding sequence TTGGACGAGCTGATCACGCGGCACCTCGACTATCACGCCACGGCGCGGCCGATGGCGGCGATGGAGATCGACTATCCGAGCGGCGCGTCGACCGGCCTGCACGCGCATCCGCGCGGCCAGCTGCTCTACGCGATCGAGGGCGTGATGATCGTGCGCTGTGCCGAGGGCACCTGGGTGGTGCCGCCCAATCGTGCGGTGTGGCTGGTCGCAGGACTCGAGCACGAGGTCCGCATGTGCGGCGCGGTCAAGATCCGCACCGTGTTCGTCGATGCCGGCGCGGCTCCCGATCTACCGCAGACCAGCTGCGTGTTCACGGTCTCGCCGCTGCTGCGCGAATTGTTCGTCGCCGCGATGCGCGTGCCGCTGGACTACGCGCCTGCGACCTCGGACGAGCGCCTGATGCACGTGCTGCTCGACCAGTTGCGCGAGGTCGATGTGCTGCCGTTGCATCTGCCGATGCCGCGCGACCAAAGGCTCGCGCGGATCTGCGCGACGCTGGTGAGCCGCCCGGACGATGCCTCCACCGCCGAGCAGTGGGCAAACCGCTTGAGGTTGACGTCGAAGACGATCCATCGTCTGTTCGCCAGGGAAACCGGCATGACGTTCGGCGAATGGCGTCAGCAGGCGCGTCTGCTGTTCGCGCTCGAACGCCTCGCGCGCGGCGCGCGGGTGGTCGATGTCGCGCTCGATGCCGGCTATGCCAGCCAGAGCGCCTTCACCGCGATGTTCCGCCGGCATTTTGGCGTGCCGCCGAACGCTTTCTATCGGTAA
- a CDS encoding uracil-DNA glycosylase: MTISTSNLVAAPQRPDSNCQLCPRLANFRAEARARNPDWFNSPVESFGDPNARLLIVGLAPGMQGANRTGRPFTGDYAGDLLYATLLEYGFASGVYQARPDDGLTLVDSRISNAVRCVPPQNKPLPAEINTCRQFLSATIAAMPKVWAIVLLGRIAHESTLKALGVRLAAAPFVHGAVHSVGKYKLYDSYHCSRYNTNTGVLTTDMFRKVFATVRRDLET; this comes from the coding sequence ATGACGATTTCGACGAGTAATCTCGTCGCCGCACCGCAGCGTCCCGACAGCAACTGCCAGCTCTGTCCAAGGCTGGCCAACTTCCGCGCAGAAGCCCGCGCGCGCAACCCGGACTGGTTCAACTCCCCGGTGGAGTCGTTCGGCGATCCGAACGCGCGGTTGCTGATCGTCGGCCTTGCGCCCGGTATGCAGGGCGCCAACCGGACCGGCCGTCCCTTCACCGGCGACTACGCCGGGGACCTGCTCTATGCGACCCTGCTCGAATATGGCTTCGCCAGCGGCGTCTATCAGGCGCGGCCGGACGATGGCCTGACGCTGGTCGACAGCCGGATCAGCAACGCGGTGCGCTGTGTGCCGCCGCAGAACAAGCCGCTGCCGGCCGAGATCAACACCTGCCGGCAGTTCCTCAGCGCCACCATCGCTGCGATGCCGAAGGTGTGGGCCATCGTGCTGCTCGGACGCATCGCCCACGAATCGACCCTGAAGGCATTGGGCGTTCGCCTGGCCGCGGCGCCGTTTGTGCACGGCGCCGTGCATAGCGTCGGCAAGTACAAGCTCTACGACAGCTACCACTGCTCGCGCTACAACACGAACACAGGCGTGCTGACGACCGACATGTTCCGCAAGGTGTTCGCGACAGTGCGCAGGGATCTGGAGACCTGA
- a CDS encoding peroxiredoxin, with amino-acid sequence MSQGSLTDVDWSKIPAPKDDGGAAHLSGMTIPPVTLRATNDTSVTLSALEGRTVVFAYPRTGEPGKIGLVDDWDMIPGARGCTPQTCAFRDLFAELKAAGAAQVFGLSTQSNDYQIEMASRLHLPFPVLSDEALELTHALRLPTMSVAGLTLIKRLALVIDDARITHVFYPVFPPDRNAGDVLEWLKDNPRKN; translated from the coding sequence ATGAGCCAAGGCAGCCTCACCGACGTTGACTGGAGCAAGATCCCGGCGCCGAAGGACGATGGCGGCGCGGCGCACCTCTCGGGCATGACGATCCCGCCCGTGACCTTGCGGGCCACCAACGACACGTCGGTGACGCTGTCGGCGCTCGAGGGTCGCACCGTGGTGTTCGCCTATCCGCGAACCGGCGAGCCCGGCAAGATCGGGCTGGTCGACGATTGGGACATGATCCCGGGTGCGCGCGGCTGTACGCCGCAGACCTGCGCCTTCCGCGACCTGTTCGCCGAGCTGAAGGCCGCCGGTGCCGCGCAGGTGTTCGGGCTGTCGACGCAAAGCAATGACTATCAGATCGAGATGGCGTCGCGCCTGCATTTGCCGTTCCCGGTGCTGTCGGACGAGGCGCTCGAACTCACCCACGCGCTGAGGTTGCCGACGATGTCGGTGGCGGGCCTGACCCTGATCAAGCGGCTGGCGCTTGTGATCGACGACGCCCGCATCACGCACGTGTTCTATCCGGTGTTCCCACCCGACCGGAACGCCGGCGACGTGCTGGAATGGCTGAAGGACAATCCGCGGAAGAACTAG
- a CDS encoding DNA-directed RNA polymerase subunit omega: MARVTVEDCIDKVDNRFDLVLLAAHRARMISSGSQLTVDRDNDKNPVVSLREIADSTISPEDLKEELVHSLQKFVEVDEPEPDTVPLIGSAGASVDADDTEVAVERMTEEELLKGLEGLAPPEEQPEEDE; encoded by the coding sequence ATGGCTCGCGTCACCGTCGAAGATTGCATTGATAAGGTCGACAATCGCTTCGACCTCGTCCTGTTGGCTGCGCATCGCGCCCGGATGATCTCGTCGGGGTCGCAACTCACGGTTGATCGCGACAACGACAAGAACCCGGTCGTTTCGTTGCGCGAGATCGCCGATTCGACGATCTCGCCGGAAGACCTCAAGGAGGAACTGGTACACTCCCTGCAGAAGTTCGTCGAGGTGGACGAGCCCGAGCCGGACACTGTGCCGCTGATCGGTTCCGCTGGTGCCAGCGTTGACGCCGACGACACCGAGGTCGCGGTCGAGCGCATGACCGAGGAAGAGCTGCTGAAGGGCCTCGAAGGCCTCGCTCCCCCGGAAGAGCAGCCCGAGGAAGACGAGTAA
- a CDS encoding DMT family transporter — MFKQKAALLYPFVAIVLWAGNVIVSRLSAHTIGPQAITFYRLLVAVLLMSPFVAHGAWRNRLAIWPHLGPLAILGFLAMCLFQSLSYLAAETTTATNMAVFTALTPLLTVGLSAALLGEQPTLGMICGAPLSFAGLVYLVSGGDLSSLLQNGVHAGDALMLLAAIVYALYGVLLKRWNLPITGWQSTYMQALCALAVMFPAFLATPAPLRQVNAATLPLIIYAGALASVVLPFLWIRGVAQLGPNRCAIFMNLLPVLTAAAAIVMLGEPVKPFHVIGGGLALLGVACAQAFPRPLRAARQGLGPLGHS, encoded by the coding sequence ATGTTCAAGCAGAAAGCCGCACTTCTCTATCCCTTCGTTGCCATCGTCCTGTGGGCGGGCAACGTCATCGTCTCCCGTCTCTCGGCGCACACGATCGGTCCGCAGGCGATCACCTTCTATCGTCTGCTGGTCGCGGTCCTGCTGATGTCTCCGTTCGTGGCGCACGGAGCCTGGCGCAATCGTCTCGCGATCTGGCCGCATCTCGGGCCACTCGCGATCCTCGGCTTCCTGGCGATGTGCCTGTTCCAGAGCCTGTCGTACCTCGCGGCCGAGACCACGACCGCGACCAACATGGCGGTGTTCACAGCCTTGACGCCGCTCCTGACCGTTGGCCTCAGTGCCGCGCTGCTCGGCGAGCAGCCGACGCTCGGCATGATCTGCGGCGCGCCGCTGTCGTTTGCCGGCCTCGTCTATCTCGTCAGCGGCGGCGACTTGTCTTCGCTGTTGCAGAACGGCGTGCATGCGGGCGACGCGTTGATGCTGCTCGCCGCGATCGTCTACGCGTTGTACGGCGTGCTGCTGAAGCGCTGGAATCTGCCGATCACCGGGTGGCAGTCGACCTACATGCAGGCGCTGTGTGCGCTGGCGGTGATGTTTCCCGCATTTCTCGCAACGCCGGCGCCGCTGCGGCAGGTCAACGCCGCAACGCTGCCGCTGATCATCTATGCCGGCGCGCTGGCCTCGGTGGTGCTGCCGTTCCTGTGGATCCGCGGTGTCGCGCAGCTCGGCCCGAACCGCTGCGCGATCTTCATGAACCTGTTGCCGGTGCTGACCGCCGCGGCCGCGATCGTGATGCTGGGCGAGCCGGTGAAGCCATTCCATGTCATCGGCGGCGGCCTCGCGCTACTCGGCGTCGCTTGCGCACAGGCCTTTCCGCGGCCGCTGCGCGCGGCGCGGCAAGGGCTGGGGCCTCTCGGGCACTCGTGA
- a CDS encoding 4-hydroxy-tetrahydrodipicolinate synthase, with protein MAAKTKFRGSFTALVTPFKNGSVDEAAFRGLVNWQIAEGTHGLVPVGTTGESPTLSHDEHKRVVEWCIEEAKGRVPVIAGAGSNSTKEAIELAEHAEKAGANAVLVVTPYYNKPTQEGMYQHFKAINDAIGIPIIIYNIPPRSVIDMSVDTMKRLFELKNIAGVKDATASMVRVSQQRAAMGEDFNQLSGEDATIIGYMAHGGHGCISVTSNVAPRLCSEFQTAWQKGDVTTALKIHDKLMPLHTNLFIESNPAPVKYAMSLLGKLDEKLRLPMVPVSESTRQAVRSAMVHAGLIN; from the coding sequence ATGGCAGCCAAGACAAAATTCCGGGGATCATTCACTGCCTTGGTGACGCCCTTCAAAAACGGCTCGGTCGATGAGGCGGCGTTCCGCGGCCTCGTGAACTGGCAGATCGCCGAGGGTACGCACGGCCTGGTGCCGGTCGGCACCACGGGTGAGAGCCCGACGCTGAGCCATGACGAGCACAAGCGCGTGGTCGAGTGGTGCATCGAGGAGGCCAAGGGCCGGGTGCCCGTGATCGCCGGTGCCGGCTCGAATTCGACCAAGGAGGCGATCGAGCTCGCCGAGCACGCCGAGAAGGCCGGCGCCAACGCCGTGCTGGTGGTGACGCCGTACTACAACAAGCCAACCCAGGAAGGCATGTACCAGCACTTCAAGGCGATCAACGATGCGATCGGGATTCCGATCATCATCTACAACATCCCGCCGCGCTCGGTGATCGACATGTCGGTCGACACCATGAAGCGGCTGTTCGAGCTGAAGAACATCGCCGGCGTCAAGGACGCGACCGCCAGCATGGTGCGTGTGTCGCAGCAGCGCGCGGCGATGGGCGAGGACTTCAACCAGCTGTCCGGCGAGGACGCCACCATCATCGGCTACATGGCGCATGGCGGCCATGGCTGCATCTCGGTCACCTCGAACGTCGCGCCGCGGCTGTGCTCCGAGTTCCAGACCGCCTGGCAGAAGGGCGATGTCACCACCGCGTTGAAGATCCATGACAAGCTGATGCCGCTGCACACCAACCTGTTCATCGAGAGCAATCCCGCGCCGGTGAAGTATGCGATGTCGCTGCTCGGCAAGCTGGACGAGAAGCTGCGCCTGCCGATGGTGCCGGTCTCTGAATCGACCCGCCAGGCCGTCCGCAGCGCCATGGTGCATGCCGGCCTGATCAACTGA
- the mscL gene encoding large conductance mechanosensitive channel protein MscL, whose protein sequence is MLKEFREFAMKGNVVDLAVGVIIGAAFGAIVTSLVGDIIMPIIGAITGGLDFSNYFTGLSKAVTATNLADAKKQGAVLAWGNFLTLTLNFLIIAFVLFLVIRAMNQFKRKDEAKPAEPPKPSDEVVLLTEIRDLLKKS, encoded by the coding sequence ATGCTGAAGGAATTCCGCGAATTCGCCATGAAGGGCAATGTCGTCGACCTCGCCGTCGGCGTCATCATCGGTGCAGCCTTCGGCGCGATCGTCACCTCGCTGGTGGGCGACATCATCATGCCGATCATCGGCGCGATCACCGGTGGTCTCGACTTCTCCAACTACTTCACCGGGCTTTCCAAGGCGGTCACCGCAACCAACCTGGCCGACGCCAAGAAGCAGGGCGCGGTGCTGGCCTGGGGCAACTTCCTGACGCTGACGCTGAACTTCCTGATCATCGCCTTCGTCCTGTTCCTGGTCATTCGCGCCATGAACCAGTTCAAGCGCAAGGATGAGGCCAAGCCCGCCGAACCGCCGAAGCCGTCCGACGAGGTCGTGCTGCTGACGGAAATCCGCGACCTCCTCAAGAAGAGCTAA
- a CDS encoding DUF2061 domain-containing protein: MKQYVTIGVAVIVGAALIEVALVPGLLIGGAAMLAPNILPGLRRRNRKSVATARQNSARSASLLNQLPVKLPLTLLPKLALGRTVAKTITFRVIVTSLDFTTNYLVIGELATAAGLSSFNLVAGPLFYLAHEAAWNYFRSSDTPVALRALAPPAEDAQSADGSVTISRALAKTITYRTIATVVDFTTNYVVVRNITEATILSASGFILGPFVYFGHEKAWDYFTSRAERAIDLLPPSETRLLPAPA, translated from the coding sequence ATGAAGCAATACGTGACGATAGGGGTTGCAGTCATTGTGGGCGCGGCCCTGATCGAGGTCGCGCTGGTTCCTGGCCTCCTGATTGGCGGCGCAGCCATGCTCGCTCCCAACATTCTGCCCGGCTTGCGTCGCCGCAATCGAAAATCGGTTGCGACCGCGCGTCAAAATTCTGCGCGCTCCGCGTCCTTGCTGAACCAGCTCCCGGTCAAGCTGCCGTTGACGCTGCTGCCGAAGCTCGCGCTTGGGCGCACCGTCGCCAAGACCATCACATTCCGCGTCATCGTCACCAGCCTCGACTTCACCACGAACTATCTGGTGATCGGTGAACTCGCCACCGCGGCCGGTCTGTCATCCTTCAACCTGGTCGCCGGCCCTCTGTTCTATCTGGCCCACGAAGCCGCCTGGAACTACTTCAGATCGTCTGATACCCCGGTCGCCCTGCGCGCGCTTGCACCGCCGGCAGAGGACGCTCAATCAGCCGACGGCAGCGTCACGATCAGCCGCGCCCTCGCCAAGACCATCACCTACCGCACGATCGCAACCGTGGTCGACTTCACCACCAACTATGTGGTGGTACGGAACATCACGGAAGCGACGATCCTGTCGGCCAGCGGCTTCATACTTGGTCCGTTCGTTTATTTCGGGCACGAGAAGGCCTGGGACTATTTCACCTCGCGAGCCGAGCGCGCGATTGACCTGTTGCCGCCGAGCGAGACGAGACTGCTGCCGGCGCCGGCATGA